A region of Polyodon spathula isolate WHYD16114869_AA chromosome 4, ASM1765450v1, whole genome shotgun sequence DNA encodes the following proteins:
- the LOC121314254 gene encoding histone-lysine N-methyltransferase EZH2 isoform X3, with amino-acid sequence MGLTGKKCEKGPVCWRKRVKSEYMRLRQLKRFRRADEVKSMFNSNRQKIFERTDTLNQEWKLRRIQPVHIMTSCTVESGFSEFSKQVIPLKTLNAVASVPVMYSWSPLQQNFMVEDETVLHNIPYMGDEILDQDGTFIEELIKNYDGKVHGDRECGFINDEIFVELVSALGQYSDNEDEDDGDVENHEYKLEKMESADTKDENDDLLKDQDLGAEGNEYSKKFPSDKIFEAISSMFPDKGTSEELKEKYKELTEQQLPGALPPECTPNIDGPNAKSVQREQSLHSFHTLFCRRCFKYDCFLHPFHATPNTYIRKNMENLVDSKPCGLDCYMYLVQEGAREFAAALTAERVKTPPKRLVGRRRGRLPNSSSRPSTPTINTSEATDSDREAGGELGDSIDKDDDDKKDETSSSGGSFLEANSRCQTPVKLKLSSEPPENVDWSGADASLFRVLIGTYYDNFCAIARLIGTKTCRQVYEFRVKESSIIARAPAEDVDTPPRKKKRKHRLWATHCRKIQLKKDGSSNHVYNYQPCDHPRQPCDSSCPCVIAQNFCEKFCQCSSECQNRFPGCRCKAQCNTKQCPCYLAVRECDPDLCLTCGAAEHWDSKNVSCKNCSIQRGAKKHLLLAPSDVAGWGIFIKESVQKNEFISEYCGEIISQDEADRRGKVYDKYMCSFLFNLNNDFVVDATRKGNKIRFANHSVNPNCYAKVMMVNGDHRIGIFAKRAIQTGEELFFDYRYSQADALKYVGIEREMEIP; translated from the exons ATGGGCCTGACTGGAAAGAAATGTGAGAAAGGGCCGGTGTGTTGGAGGAAACGGGTAAAATCTGAATATATGCGACTGAGACAACTCAAGAGGTTCAGAAGAGCCGATGAGGTCAAG AGTATGTTTAATTCCAATCGACAGAAGATTTTTGAACGAACCGATACCCTGAACCAGGAATGGAAACTGCGCCGGATCCAGCCTGTGCACATCATGACATCT TGTACTGTGGAGAGTGGATTCTCCGAGTTTTCCAAGCAAGTCATTCCTTTGAAGACACTAAATGCTGTTGCGTCTGTCCCTGTCATGTACTCTTGGTCTCCCCTCCAGCAAAATTTCATG GTGGAAGACGAGACCGTTTTGCACAACATACCTTATATGGGAGATGAAATCCTTGACCAGGATGGGACCTTCATTGAGGAGCTCATCAAAAACTATGATGGCAAGGTCcatggagacagag AATGTGGCTTCATCAACGATGAAATATTTGTGGAGCTGGTAAGTGCTCTCGGTCAGTACAGTGATAATGAAGATGAGGACGACGGAGATGTGGAGAACCACGAATACAAGTTGGAAAAAATGGAAAGTGCTGACACAAAGGATGAAAACGATGACCTTCTGAAAGACCAGGATCTTGGTGCagaag GTAACGAATACTCAAAAAAGTTCCCATCTGACAAGATATTCGAAGCAATTTCATCCATGTTTCCAGACAAAGGAACATCTGAGGAACTcaaagaaaa GTACAAAGAACTGACAGAACAGCAGCTTCCTGGGGCACTCCCTCCTGAGTGTACCCCGAACATTGACGGACCAAATGCTAAATCTGTCCAGAGAGAGCAGAGCCTGCACTCCTTCCACACACTCTTCTGCAGACGCTGCTTCAAATATGACTGCTTCCTTCACC CGTTCCATGCAACTCCCAACACATACATACGGAAGAATATGGAGAACTTGGTGGACAGTAAGCCTTGTGGTCTTGATTGCTACATGTATCTTGTGCAG gaggggGCCAGGGAGTTTGCAGCAGCTCTTACAGCTGAGCGTGTCAAGACCCCTCCAAAGCGCCTTGTGGGACGTCGCAGAGGGAGGCTTCCCAACAGCAGCAGCCGGCCAAGTACCCCAACTATAAACACGTCTGAAGCCACAGACAGTGACCGAGAGGCCGGGGGTGAGCTGGGAGACAGTATTGACAAGGATGACGATGACAAAAAGGATGAAACAAGCTCCTCTGGTGGGTCTTTTCTTG AAGCCAACTCACGATGCCAAACTCCAGTGAAGCTGAAGCTGAGCTCTGAACCTCCTGAGAATGTGGACTGGAGTGGAGCCGACGCCTCTCTTTTCAGAGTCCTTATCGGCACTTATTACGATAACTTCTGTGCAATAGCCAGGCTAATTGGGACAAAAACATGTAGACAG GTCTATGAGTTTAGAGTAAAAGAGTCTAGTATTATTGCACGTGCACCTGCTGAAGATGTAGACACTCCACCAAGAAAAAAGAAGAGGAAACACAG GCTGTGGGCGACACACTGTAGGAAGATCCAGCTTAAAAAAG ATGGCTCCTCAAACCACGTGTATAACTATCAGCCATGTGACCACCCTCGCCAGCCCTGCGACAGCTCCTGTCCCTGTGTCATCGCTCAAAACTTCTGTGAGAAATTCTGCCAGTGTAGCTCCGAAT GTCAGAACCGGTTTCCTGGCTGCCGTTGCAAGGCTCAGTGCAATACAAAGCAGTGCCCCTGCTACCTGGCTGTGCGGGAGTGTGACCCAGACCTTTGCCTAACGTGCGGAGCAGCTGAGCACTGGGACAGCAAGAATGTCTCCTGCAAGAACTGCAGCATTCAGAGAGGGGCTAAaaag CACTTGCTGCTGGCCCCATCAGATGTTGCAGGATGGGGCATTTTTATCAAAGAGTCTGTGCAGAAGAATGAGTTTATCTCAGAGTACTgtggagag aTAATCTCCCAGGATGAGGCAGACAGGCGGGGAAAAGTATATGACAAGTACATGTGCAGCTTCTTATTCAACTTGAACAATg ATTTTGTTGTGGATGCAACACGCAAGGGTAACAAGATACGATTTGCCAACCATTCTGTTAACcccaactgctatgcaaaag TTATGATGGTTAATGGAGATCACAGAATAGGTATATTTGCGAAAAGAGCAATCCAGACTGGTGAAGAACTCTTCTTTGACTACAG gtaCAGTCAGGCTGATGCTCTTAAGTATGTGGGTATCGAAAGAGAAATGGAGATTCCGTGA
- the LOC121314254 gene encoding histone-lysine N-methyltransferase EZH2 isoform X4 — MGLTGKKCEKGPVCWRKRVKSEYMRLRQLKRFRRADEVKSMFNSNRQKIFERTDTLNQEWKLRRIQPVHIMTSCTVESGFSEFSKQVIPLKTLNAVASVPVMYSWSPLQQNFMVEDETVLHNIPYMGDEILDQDGTFIEELIKNYDGKVHGDRECGFINDEIFVELVSALGQYSDNEDEDDGDVENHEYKLEKMESADTKDENDDLLKDQDLGAEGNEYSKKFPSDKIFEAISSMFPDKGTSEELKEKYKELTEQQLPGALPPECTPNIDGPNAKSVQREQSLHSFHTLFCRRCFKYDCFLHPFHATPNTYIRKNMENLVDSKPCGLDCYMYLVQEGAREFAAALTAERVKTPPKRLVGRRRGRLPNSSSRPSTPTINTSEATDSDREAGGELGDSIDKDDDDKKDETSSSEANSRCQTPVKLKLSSEPPENVDWSGADASLFRVLIGTYYDNFCAIARLIGTKTCRQVYEFRVKESSIIARAPAEDVDTPPRKKKRKHRLWATHCRKIQLKKDGSSNHVYNYQPCDHPRQPCDSSCPCVIAQNFCEKFCQCSSECQNRFPGCRCKAQCNTKQCPCYLAVRECDPDLCLTCGAAEHWDSKNVSCKNCSIQRGAKKHLLLAPSDVAGWGIFIKESVQKNEFISEYCGEIISQDEADRRGKVYDKYMCSFLFNLNNDFVVDATRKGNKIRFANHSVNPNCYAKVMMVNGDHRIGIFAKRAIQTGEELFFDYRYSQADALKYVGIEREMEIP; from the exons ATGGGCCTGACTGGAAAGAAATGTGAGAAAGGGCCGGTGTGTTGGAGGAAACGGGTAAAATCTGAATATATGCGACTGAGACAACTCAAGAGGTTCAGAAGAGCCGATGAGGTCAAG AGTATGTTTAATTCCAATCGACAGAAGATTTTTGAACGAACCGATACCCTGAACCAGGAATGGAAACTGCGCCGGATCCAGCCTGTGCACATCATGACATCT TGTACTGTGGAGAGTGGATTCTCCGAGTTTTCCAAGCAAGTCATTCCTTTGAAGACACTAAATGCTGTTGCGTCTGTCCCTGTCATGTACTCTTGGTCTCCCCTCCAGCAAAATTTCATG GTGGAAGACGAGACCGTTTTGCACAACATACCTTATATGGGAGATGAAATCCTTGACCAGGATGGGACCTTCATTGAGGAGCTCATCAAAAACTATGATGGCAAGGTCcatggagacagag AATGTGGCTTCATCAACGATGAAATATTTGTGGAGCTGGTAAGTGCTCTCGGTCAGTACAGTGATAATGAAGATGAGGACGACGGAGATGTGGAGAACCACGAATACAAGTTGGAAAAAATGGAAAGTGCTGACACAAAGGATGAAAACGATGACCTTCTGAAAGACCAGGATCTTGGTGCagaag GTAACGAATACTCAAAAAAGTTCCCATCTGACAAGATATTCGAAGCAATTTCATCCATGTTTCCAGACAAAGGAACATCTGAGGAACTcaaagaaaa GTACAAAGAACTGACAGAACAGCAGCTTCCTGGGGCACTCCCTCCTGAGTGTACCCCGAACATTGACGGACCAAATGCTAAATCTGTCCAGAGAGAGCAGAGCCTGCACTCCTTCCACACACTCTTCTGCAGACGCTGCTTCAAATATGACTGCTTCCTTCACC CGTTCCATGCAACTCCCAACACATACATACGGAAGAATATGGAGAACTTGGTGGACAGTAAGCCTTGTGGTCTTGATTGCTACATGTATCTTGTGCAG gaggggGCCAGGGAGTTTGCAGCAGCTCTTACAGCTGAGCGTGTCAAGACCCCTCCAAAGCGCCTTGTGGGACGTCGCAGAGGGAGGCTTCCCAACAGCAGCAGCCGGCCAAGTACCCCAACTATAAACACGTCTGAAGCCACAGACAGTGACCGAGAGGCCGGGGGTGAGCTGGGAGACAGTATTGACAAGGATGACGATGACAAAAAGGATGAAACAAGCTCCTCTG AAGCCAACTCACGATGCCAAACTCCAGTGAAGCTGAAGCTGAGCTCTGAACCTCCTGAGAATGTGGACTGGAGTGGAGCCGACGCCTCTCTTTTCAGAGTCCTTATCGGCACTTATTACGATAACTTCTGTGCAATAGCCAGGCTAATTGGGACAAAAACATGTAGACAG GTCTATGAGTTTAGAGTAAAAGAGTCTAGTATTATTGCACGTGCACCTGCTGAAGATGTAGACACTCCACCAAGAAAAAAGAAGAGGAAACACAG GCTGTGGGCGACACACTGTAGGAAGATCCAGCTTAAAAAAG ATGGCTCCTCAAACCACGTGTATAACTATCAGCCATGTGACCACCCTCGCCAGCCCTGCGACAGCTCCTGTCCCTGTGTCATCGCTCAAAACTTCTGTGAGAAATTCTGCCAGTGTAGCTCCGAAT GTCAGAACCGGTTTCCTGGCTGCCGTTGCAAGGCTCAGTGCAATACAAAGCAGTGCCCCTGCTACCTGGCTGTGCGGGAGTGTGACCCAGACCTTTGCCTAACGTGCGGAGCAGCTGAGCACTGGGACAGCAAGAATGTCTCCTGCAAGAACTGCAGCATTCAGAGAGGGGCTAAaaag CACTTGCTGCTGGCCCCATCAGATGTTGCAGGATGGGGCATTTTTATCAAAGAGTCTGTGCAGAAGAATGAGTTTATCTCAGAGTACTgtggagag aTAATCTCCCAGGATGAGGCAGACAGGCGGGGAAAAGTATATGACAAGTACATGTGCAGCTTCTTATTCAACTTGAACAATg ATTTTGTTGTGGATGCAACACGCAAGGGTAACAAGATACGATTTGCCAACCATTCTGTTAACcccaactgctatgcaaaag TTATGATGGTTAATGGAGATCACAGAATAGGTATATTTGCGAAAAGAGCAATCCAGACTGGTGAAGAACTCTTCTTTGACTACAG gtaCAGTCAGGCTGATGCTCTTAAGTATGTGGGTATCGAAAGAGAAATGGAGATTCCGTGA
- the LOC121314254 gene encoding histone-lysine N-methyltransferase EZH2 isoform X2 has product MGLTGKKCEKGPVCWRKRVKSEYMRLRQLKRFRRADEVKSMFNSNRQKIFERTDTLNQEWKLRRIQPVHIMTSVSSLRGTRECTVESGFSEFSKQVIPLKTLNAVASVPVMYSWSPLQQNFMVEDETVLHNIPYMGDEILDQDGTFIEELIKNYDGKVHGDRECGFINDEIFVELVSALGQYSDNEDEDDGDVENHEYKLEKMESADTKDENDDLLKDQDLGAEGNEYSKKFPSDKIFEAISSMFPDKGTSEELKEKYKELTEQQLPGALPPECTPNIDGPNAKSVQREQSLHSFHTLFCRRCFKYDCFLHPFHATPNTYIRKNMENLVDSKPCGLDCYMYLVQEGAREFAAALTAERVKTPPKRLVGRRRGRLPNSSSRPSTPTINTSEATDSDREAGGELGDSIDKDDDDKKDETSSSEANSRCQTPVKLKLSSEPPENVDWSGADASLFRVLIGTYYDNFCAIARLIGTKTCRQVYEFRVKESSIIARAPAEDVDTPPRKKKRKHRLWATHCRKIQLKKDGSSNHVYNYQPCDHPRQPCDSSCPCVIAQNFCEKFCQCSSECQNRFPGCRCKAQCNTKQCPCYLAVRECDPDLCLTCGAAEHWDSKNVSCKNCSIQRGAKKHLLLAPSDVAGWGIFIKESVQKNEFISEYCGEIISQDEADRRGKVYDKYMCSFLFNLNNDFVVDATRKGNKIRFANHSVNPNCYAKVMMVNGDHRIGIFAKRAIQTGEELFFDYRYSQADALKYVGIEREMEIP; this is encoded by the exons ATGGGCCTGACTGGAAAGAAATGTGAGAAAGGGCCGGTGTGTTGGAGGAAACGGGTAAAATCTGAATATATGCGACTGAGACAACTCAAGAGGTTCAGAAGAGCCGATGAGGTCAAG AGTATGTTTAATTCCAATCGACAGAAGATTTTTGAACGAACCGATACCCTGAACCAGGAATGGAAACTGCGCCGGATCCAGCCTGTGCACATCATGACATCTGTAAGCTCCTTACGTGGGACCAGAGAG TGTACTGTGGAGAGTGGATTCTCCGAGTTTTCCAAGCAAGTCATTCCTTTGAAGACACTAAATGCTGTTGCGTCTGTCCCTGTCATGTACTCTTGGTCTCCCCTCCAGCAAAATTTCATG GTGGAAGACGAGACCGTTTTGCACAACATACCTTATATGGGAGATGAAATCCTTGACCAGGATGGGACCTTCATTGAGGAGCTCATCAAAAACTATGATGGCAAGGTCcatggagacagag AATGTGGCTTCATCAACGATGAAATATTTGTGGAGCTGGTAAGTGCTCTCGGTCAGTACAGTGATAATGAAGATGAGGACGACGGAGATGTGGAGAACCACGAATACAAGTTGGAAAAAATGGAAAGTGCTGACACAAAGGATGAAAACGATGACCTTCTGAAAGACCAGGATCTTGGTGCagaag GTAACGAATACTCAAAAAAGTTCCCATCTGACAAGATATTCGAAGCAATTTCATCCATGTTTCCAGACAAAGGAACATCTGAGGAACTcaaagaaaa GTACAAAGAACTGACAGAACAGCAGCTTCCTGGGGCACTCCCTCCTGAGTGTACCCCGAACATTGACGGACCAAATGCTAAATCTGTCCAGAGAGAGCAGAGCCTGCACTCCTTCCACACACTCTTCTGCAGACGCTGCTTCAAATATGACTGCTTCCTTCACC CGTTCCATGCAACTCCCAACACATACATACGGAAGAATATGGAGAACTTGGTGGACAGTAAGCCTTGTGGTCTTGATTGCTACATGTATCTTGTGCAG gaggggGCCAGGGAGTTTGCAGCAGCTCTTACAGCTGAGCGTGTCAAGACCCCTCCAAAGCGCCTTGTGGGACGTCGCAGAGGGAGGCTTCCCAACAGCAGCAGCCGGCCAAGTACCCCAACTATAAACACGTCTGAAGCCACAGACAGTGACCGAGAGGCCGGGGGTGAGCTGGGAGACAGTATTGACAAGGATGACGATGACAAAAAGGATGAAACAAGCTCCTCTG AAGCCAACTCACGATGCCAAACTCCAGTGAAGCTGAAGCTGAGCTCTGAACCTCCTGAGAATGTGGACTGGAGTGGAGCCGACGCCTCTCTTTTCAGAGTCCTTATCGGCACTTATTACGATAACTTCTGTGCAATAGCCAGGCTAATTGGGACAAAAACATGTAGACAG GTCTATGAGTTTAGAGTAAAAGAGTCTAGTATTATTGCACGTGCACCTGCTGAAGATGTAGACACTCCACCAAGAAAAAAGAAGAGGAAACACAG GCTGTGGGCGACACACTGTAGGAAGATCCAGCTTAAAAAAG ATGGCTCCTCAAACCACGTGTATAACTATCAGCCATGTGACCACCCTCGCCAGCCCTGCGACAGCTCCTGTCCCTGTGTCATCGCTCAAAACTTCTGTGAGAAATTCTGCCAGTGTAGCTCCGAAT GTCAGAACCGGTTTCCTGGCTGCCGTTGCAAGGCTCAGTGCAATACAAAGCAGTGCCCCTGCTACCTGGCTGTGCGGGAGTGTGACCCAGACCTTTGCCTAACGTGCGGAGCAGCTGAGCACTGGGACAGCAAGAATGTCTCCTGCAAGAACTGCAGCATTCAGAGAGGGGCTAAaaag CACTTGCTGCTGGCCCCATCAGATGTTGCAGGATGGGGCATTTTTATCAAAGAGTCTGTGCAGAAGAATGAGTTTATCTCAGAGTACTgtggagag aTAATCTCCCAGGATGAGGCAGACAGGCGGGGAAAAGTATATGACAAGTACATGTGCAGCTTCTTATTCAACTTGAACAATg ATTTTGTTGTGGATGCAACACGCAAGGGTAACAAGATACGATTTGCCAACCATTCTGTTAACcccaactgctatgcaaaag TTATGATGGTTAATGGAGATCACAGAATAGGTATATTTGCGAAAAGAGCAATCCAGACTGGTGAAGAACTCTTCTTTGACTACAG gtaCAGTCAGGCTGATGCTCTTAAGTATGTGGGTATCGAAAGAGAAATGGAGATTCCGTGA
- the LOC121314254 gene encoding histone-lysine N-methyltransferase EZH2 isoform X1: protein MGLTGKKCEKGPVCWRKRVKSEYMRLRQLKRFRRADEVKSMFNSNRQKIFERTDTLNQEWKLRRIQPVHIMTSVSSLRGTRECTVESGFSEFSKQVIPLKTLNAVASVPVMYSWSPLQQNFMVEDETVLHNIPYMGDEILDQDGTFIEELIKNYDGKVHGDRECGFINDEIFVELVSALGQYSDNEDEDDGDVENHEYKLEKMESADTKDENDDLLKDQDLGAEGNEYSKKFPSDKIFEAISSMFPDKGTSEELKEKYKELTEQQLPGALPPECTPNIDGPNAKSVQREQSLHSFHTLFCRRCFKYDCFLHPFHATPNTYIRKNMENLVDSKPCGLDCYMYLVQEGAREFAAALTAERVKTPPKRLVGRRRGRLPNSSSRPSTPTINTSEATDSDREAGGELGDSIDKDDDDKKDETSSSGGSFLEANSRCQTPVKLKLSSEPPENVDWSGADASLFRVLIGTYYDNFCAIARLIGTKTCRQVYEFRVKESSIIARAPAEDVDTPPRKKKRKHRLWATHCRKIQLKKDGSSNHVYNYQPCDHPRQPCDSSCPCVIAQNFCEKFCQCSSECQNRFPGCRCKAQCNTKQCPCYLAVRECDPDLCLTCGAAEHWDSKNVSCKNCSIQRGAKKHLLLAPSDVAGWGIFIKESVQKNEFISEYCGEIISQDEADRRGKVYDKYMCSFLFNLNNDFVVDATRKGNKIRFANHSVNPNCYAKVMMVNGDHRIGIFAKRAIQTGEELFFDYRYSQADALKYVGIEREMEIP, encoded by the exons ATGGGCCTGACTGGAAAGAAATGTGAGAAAGGGCCGGTGTGTTGGAGGAAACGGGTAAAATCTGAATATATGCGACTGAGACAACTCAAGAGGTTCAGAAGAGCCGATGAGGTCAAG AGTATGTTTAATTCCAATCGACAGAAGATTTTTGAACGAACCGATACCCTGAACCAGGAATGGAAACTGCGCCGGATCCAGCCTGTGCACATCATGACATCTGTAAGCTCCTTACGTGGGACCAGAGAG TGTACTGTGGAGAGTGGATTCTCCGAGTTTTCCAAGCAAGTCATTCCTTTGAAGACACTAAATGCTGTTGCGTCTGTCCCTGTCATGTACTCTTGGTCTCCCCTCCAGCAAAATTTCATG GTGGAAGACGAGACCGTTTTGCACAACATACCTTATATGGGAGATGAAATCCTTGACCAGGATGGGACCTTCATTGAGGAGCTCATCAAAAACTATGATGGCAAGGTCcatggagacagag AATGTGGCTTCATCAACGATGAAATATTTGTGGAGCTGGTAAGTGCTCTCGGTCAGTACAGTGATAATGAAGATGAGGACGACGGAGATGTGGAGAACCACGAATACAAGTTGGAAAAAATGGAAAGTGCTGACACAAAGGATGAAAACGATGACCTTCTGAAAGACCAGGATCTTGGTGCagaag GTAACGAATACTCAAAAAAGTTCCCATCTGACAAGATATTCGAAGCAATTTCATCCATGTTTCCAGACAAAGGAACATCTGAGGAACTcaaagaaaa GTACAAAGAACTGACAGAACAGCAGCTTCCTGGGGCACTCCCTCCTGAGTGTACCCCGAACATTGACGGACCAAATGCTAAATCTGTCCAGAGAGAGCAGAGCCTGCACTCCTTCCACACACTCTTCTGCAGACGCTGCTTCAAATATGACTGCTTCCTTCACC CGTTCCATGCAACTCCCAACACATACATACGGAAGAATATGGAGAACTTGGTGGACAGTAAGCCTTGTGGTCTTGATTGCTACATGTATCTTGTGCAG gaggggGCCAGGGAGTTTGCAGCAGCTCTTACAGCTGAGCGTGTCAAGACCCCTCCAAAGCGCCTTGTGGGACGTCGCAGAGGGAGGCTTCCCAACAGCAGCAGCCGGCCAAGTACCCCAACTATAAACACGTCTGAAGCCACAGACAGTGACCGAGAGGCCGGGGGTGAGCTGGGAGACAGTATTGACAAGGATGACGATGACAAAAAGGATGAAACAAGCTCCTCTGGTGGGTCTTTTCTTG AAGCCAACTCACGATGCCAAACTCCAGTGAAGCTGAAGCTGAGCTCTGAACCTCCTGAGAATGTGGACTGGAGTGGAGCCGACGCCTCTCTTTTCAGAGTCCTTATCGGCACTTATTACGATAACTTCTGTGCAATAGCCAGGCTAATTGGGACAAAAACATGTAGACAG GTCTATGAGTTTAGAGTAAAAGAGTCTAGTATTATTGCACGTGCACCTGCTGAAGATGTAGACACTCCACCAAGAAAAAAGAAGAGGAAACACAG GCTGTGGGCGACACACTGTAGGAAGATCCAGCTTAAAAAAG ATGGCTCCTCAAACCACGTGTATAACTATCAGCCATGTGACCACCCTCGCCAGCCCTGCGACAGCTCCTGTCCCTGTGTCATCGCTCAAAACTTCTGTGAGAAATTCTGCCAGTGTAGCTCCGAAT GTCAGAACCGGTTTCCTGGCTGCCGTTGCAAGGCTCAGTGCAATACAAAGCAGTGCCCCTGCTACCTGGCTGTGCGGGAGTGTGACCCAGACCTTTGCCTAACGTGCGGAGCAGCTGAGCACTGGGACAGCAAGAATGTCTCCTGCAAGAACTGCAGCATTCAGAGAGGGGCTAAaaag CACTTGCTGCTGGCCCCATCAGATGTTGCAGGATGGGGCATTTTTATCAAAGAGTCTGTGCAGAAGAATGAGTTTATCTCAGAGTACTgtggagag aTAATCTCCCAGGATGAGGCAGACAGGCGGGGAAAAGTATATGACAAGTACATGTGCAGCTTCTTATTCAACTTGAACAATg ATTTTGTTGTGGATGCAACACGCAAGGGTAACAAGATACGATTTGCCAACCATTCTGTTAACcccaactgctatgcaaaag TTATGATGGTTAATGGAGATCACAGAATAGGTATATTTGCGAAAAGAGCAATCCAGACTGGTGAAGAACTCTTCTTTGACTACAG gtaCAGTCAGGCTGATGCTCTTAAGTATGTGGGTATCGAAAGAGAAATGGAGATTCCGTGA